Part of the Helicobacter bilis genome is shown below.
AAAACGCTTTGCATAGTTGTGAAAACATCGCTTACATTCACACCCATAGACTTTGCCTTTTCTCTATCAAGGGTGATGAAGTATTGCGGAATATTTGGATTAAACATGCTATTTACGCGTGTAAGCTCTGGTCTTTGATTTGCCTTTGCAACAATGAGATTTGTGTATTTCTCAAGGTCTTGTATTGTGCCATTATTTCTATCCTGCACATAGATTTCAAACCCACCTGCAAGGGATAAACCACTGATTGCAGGTGCGCCAAATACAATAGCATTTGCTTCAAGTTGCTTGTTTAATAAAACATAGAATTTACCTACAATACTCGCTGCACTCTGGTCTCTCTCACTCCAGTCTTTCAAGGTTGTAAAGATGATAGCCCCACTTGTCCTTGCTGCACCAGCAAGCATATCATAACCTGCAATTAAAAAGCTATAATCAATATTTGGATCTTGCTCTAAGAAAGATAATGCCTTTTTACCCTCTACAATTGTGCGTGAGAGTGAAGCAGCAGGTGGTAGCTGCAATGAAGATATTACAATGCCTTTATCTTCGCTTGGCACAAGACTTGTTGGCAGTCTCTTAAATAATCCCCAAGTAACGCCAATGATTGCAATAAAACAAAGAGATAAAAGCCCCCCTCTTCTTAAAACCCTTGCGATTTGTTTTCCAAACTTAAAGGTAAGCCAATCAAATACATCATTAAATCTTTTTACAAGATAAAAGGGCTTAGGCTCTTTTGCTTTTAAAATAGACACACATAAAGCAGGGGTTAAAGTCAATGCAACAAAGCCAGAAATAACCACAGAAATAACAATAGTAATTGCAAACTGCTTATAAATTGCTCCCGTAAATCCACCGATAAATGCTACTGGGATAAATACAGAACAAAGCACTAATACAATGGCTACAACAGGTCCTTGAATCTCACTCATAGCCTTTAGTGTCGCCTCTTTTACTGAATATTTTTCTCCATTTTCATTTGTCTCTGTATGCAAGATTCTCTCTACATTTTCAATCACAATAATGGCATCATCAACAACGATACCAATGGCTAGTATTAGCCCAAAAAGTGTTAAAAGATTGATTGAGAATCCAAGTGCATACATACCTGCAAATGCCCCTACAATAGACACAGGGATAGCAATAACAGGGATAATAGTCGCACGGAAATTTTGTAAAAAGAAATACATGATAATAATAACAAGCACAATGGCTTCTGCGAATGTTTTAATCACTTCTTTGATTGAGATTTTAACAAATGTAGTCGTATCATACACATTATTATATTGCATTCCATTTGGAAAATTTTCTGCTAACTCTTCTAGCCTTTTTGCAACGCCATTTGCTACATCAAGGGCATTTGCACCCGGCTGGGCTGATATACCAAAGCCAACAGATTCTTTACCTTTAAATAGCGGACTAACGCTATAATCTTTTGCTCCAAGCTCGATTTTTGCTACATCTTTTAGACGCAAAGCGCTACCATCGGCATTTGATCGAATAATAATATTACCAAATTCATTCGCACTAATAAATCTTCCATGTGTGCTTACAGAATAGGTAAAAGCCACTTTATCATTTAAAGGTTCTGCACCAAATGAACCCACTGCAAATTGTGAGTTTTGCTCAGAGATTACTTGTGCTACTTCGCTTGGTGAGAGATTATTTTGTGAGAGTTTATCAATGTCAAGCCAGATTCTCATAGAATAATCACGATTGCTAAAAACGATGACATCACCCACGCCCGGCACTCTTTTTAGCTCATTTACAACATTGAGTAAGGCGTAGTTTGCCACATAGGTAGAATCATGGATTGCATTATCAGAATACATAGCATAGATAGCAAGTAGTGTTGAAGATTTTTTATAGACATTTACACCTACTCTTTGCACCTCTGCAGGAAGCCTTGAGAGTGAGGACTGCACGCGGTTATTGACATTTACCATTGCCATATCTGCATTTGTGTCATTGCTAAAATATACACTTATGCTTACAACCCCACTTGATGATGATGAAGACTTCATATA
Proteins encoded:
- a CDS encoding efflux RND transporter permease subunit, which encodes MSKFCINRPIFAMVLSIVLTLVGAISIYILPVEEYPQVVPNEIVVQATYTGASAEVVANTVASVLEDSINGVEGMLYMKSSSSSSGVVSISVYFSNDTNADMAMVNVNNRVQSSLSRLPAEVQRVGVNVYKKSSTLLAIYAMYSDNAIHDSTYVANYALLNVVNELKRVPGVGDVIVFSNRDYSMRIWLDIDKLSQNNLSPSEVAQVISEQNSQFAVGSFGAEPLNDKVAFTYSVSTHGRFISANEFGNIIIRSNADGSALRLKDVAKIELGAKDYSVSPLFKGKESVGFGISAQPGANALDVANGVAKRLEELAENFPNGMQYNNVYDTTTFVKISIKEVIKTFAEAIVLVIIIMYFFLQNFRATIIPVIAIPVSIVGAFAGMYALGFSINLLTLFGLILAIGIVVDDAIIVIENVERILHTETNENGEKYSVKEATLKAMSEIQGPVVAIVLVLCSVFIPVAFIGGFTGAIYKQFAITIVISVVISGFVALTLTPALCVSILKAKEPKPFYLVKRFNDVFDWLTFKFGKQIARVLRRGGLLSLCFIAIIGVTWGLFKRLPTSLVPSEDKGIVISSLQLPPAASLSRTIVEGKKALSFLEQDPNIDYSFLIAGYDMLAGAARTSGAIIFTTLKDWSERDQSAASIVGKFYVLLNKQLEANAIVFGAPAISGLSLAGGFEIYVQDRNNGTIQDLEKYTNLIVAKANQRPELTRVNSMFNPNIPQYFITLDREKAKSMGVNVSDVFTTMQSVFGQYYVNDFNLYGKTYQVNIQAESEFRKSPEDLSRVFVKSNKGDLVPVSSLVEFERVTGADIVDRFNLFMSAKITGQAKGDYSSGDALRAIEEVAKEVLPQGYTIAYSGSSYQEKNASGTGTIAFVFGLIFVFLILCAQYERWLMPLSVLTAVPFAVFGAVLATTLRGLDNDIYFQIGLVMLIALSAKNAILIVEFAQHLHEREGKGIIESAIGAAKLRFRPIIMTSLAFSIGVLPLALSSGAGSASRHAIGTGVIGGMMAATFIAIFFIPLFWSYVARLNEWLNKRKEQES